A single region of the Pseudomonas sp. GGS8 genome encodes:
- a CDS encoding SCP2 domain-containing protein: MLLAGLLASVELGLNRVLRLDSTALPRLAHLSGKVIAVDCRSPALQVFILPSDEGLMLASQWETGADCTLRAPASSLLKLATSKDKTSVLHGPEVELDGDSGVLLELAAILQDLELDWEYELSRWLGPVATQLVGGHLRSRARWYQQGFASLNQNLGEYLAEESRTLVGQREAEARFSELDQIKLDLERLEARFERLSRSLDPSDNA; encoded by the coding sequence ATGTTGCTGGCCGGCCTGCTCGCCAGCGTTGAGCTCGGTCTGAACCGGGTGCTGCGTCTCGACAGCACGGCGCTGCCACGGCTGGCGCATTTGAGTGGCAAGGTAATTGCCGTCGACTGCCGCAGCCCGGCGCTGCAAGTGTTCATCCTGCCCAGCGATGAAGGCCTGATGCTCGCCTCCCAGTGGGAAACCGGTGCCGACTGCACCTTGCGCGCACCGGCCTCAAGCCTGCTGAAACTGGCGACGAGCAAAGACAAGACTTCCGTGCTGCATGGCCCGGAAGTGGAACTCGACGGCGACAGCGGCGTACTGCTGGAACTCGCGGCGATCCTGCAGGACCTTGAGCTGGACTGGGAGTACGAACTCTCACGCTGGCTGGGACCTGTGGCCACGCAACTGGTTGGCGGTCACCTGCGCAGTCGTGCACGCTGGTATCAGCAAGGGTTCGCCAGCCTCAACCAGAACCTGGGCGAGTACCTGGCCGAAGAATCGCGCACCCTCGTCGGTCAGCGCGAAGCCGAAGCCCGTTTCAGTGAACTGGACCAGATCAAGCTCGATCTGGAACGACTCGAGGCGCGTTTCGAGCGCCTTTCCCGATCCCTCGACCCAAGCGATAACGCATGA